In the Carassius gibelio isolate Cgi1373 ecotype wild population from Czech Republic chromosome B24, carGib1.2-hapl.c, whole genome shotgun sequence genome, one interval contains:
- the LOC128012869 gene encoding structural maintenance of chromosomes protein 5-like has product MAEHTVEQGKEEEKEEPQMVKDLRTAVGWLRDNCHSFRGSVQEPSYLDLKKEDQEEALLKLDRAERKDDLELAKKPFMFQFQFQQDMEVFLFECHDERHLRINSMFMEF; this is encoded by the exons ATGGCGGAGCACACTGTAGAACaaggaaaagaagaagagaaagaa GAACCACAGATGGTCAAAGACCTCAGGACCGCAGTTGGATGGCTGCGGGACAACTGCCACTCCTTCAGAGGTTCTGTGCAAGAGCCGTCATATCTGGACCTAAAGAAGGAAGACCAGGAAGAGGCCCTTCTTAAACTTGATCGGGCGGAAAGAAAAGATGATCTGGAACTGGCCAAAAAGCCTTTCATGTTTCAGTTCCAGTTTCAACAGGACATGGAAGTTTTTCTTTTCGAATGTCACGACGAAAGGCACCTCAGAATAAACTCCATGTTTATGgagttttaa